A genomic region of Solanum dulcamara chromosome 2, daSolDulc1.2, whole genome shotgun sequence contains the following coding sequences:
- the LOC129877335 gene encoding uncharacterized protein LOC129877335, with product MHQTHPFEGFGICYHPPSELVTDYSQWIDKGLLKSHGNKNSKEDHYRSKCSSFGFEKIDFVVAFPKDKNWFYLMSQPNRCWNDEHIDVIFYYLRKKSKMQLSNQYRYTTTNCIFKIYIEYAHTRYYHLSPNISTQEDMARATVTAHHERSVKNIIRGFSIPAGLPWHLVDEVYIPVNCDRDFHWVLAVVVLKERLIRVYDSSPRRRSSNPSLEIQKIAAMLPTYL from the exons ATGCATCAGACACAcccttttgaaggttttggTATATGCTATCATCCCCCATCCGAGCTTGTCACAGACTACTCTCAATGGATAGATAAAGGACTACTAAAATCGCATGGCAACAA GAATTCGAAGGAGGATCATTACAGATCTAAGTGCTCTTCATTCGGCTTTGAAAAAATAGACTTTGTAGTGGCATTTCCTAAAGATAAGAACTGGTTCTACCTAATGTCACAGCCGAACAGATGCTGGAACGATGag cacatcgatgtaatattttactaccttcGGAAGAAATCGAAGATGCAGTTGAGCAATCAGTATCGATACACAACGACAAActgcattttcaaaatttacatcGAATATGCACACACACGCTACTATCACCTTTCACCTAACATTTCTACACAAGAAGATATGGCAAGGGCCACTGTTACAGCTCATCACGAGAGATCCgtgaagaacataataagaggtttCTCAATACCAGCCGGTTTGCCCTGGCATttggtagatgaggtatacattcCAGTAAACTGCGACAGggattttcattgggttcttGCGGTAGTTGTGTTGAAAGAGAGGTTGATACGTGTGTATGATTCATCGCCTAGACGAAGAAGTAGCAACCCTTCCCTAGAGATCCAAAAGATAGCAGCAATGCTACCAACATACCTGTAA
- the LOC129879851 gene encoding uncharacterized protein LOC129879851 — MAKAYRKDEVDKLMAKVERIDQRVAQYFKNAGYEKWSRVHATVNRGRMMTSNIAEYINGCLVEARELPIIDFLEQTRMLFGSWNCKNREIASYTKHTLGRKFEDILVSNTIKCSRMKVVASSDYLYYVYELGIRYIVCLERKTCTCGRFQLDEIPCPHAIAVLKSKNITDLHPYCSDYYKPEALANTYELPMVSMPEKKDWTAPKEILEEYVLPPIYKRMPGRPKKGRKKFASENITSSTNSCGRCGHEGHNRKTCNFIPK, encoded by the exons ATGGCCAAGGCATACCGAAAAGATGAAGTCGATAAATTAATGGCCAAAGTTGAAAGAATCGATCAACGGGTGgcacaatattttaaaaatgcaggatacgaaaagtggtcaagggttcatgccactgtcaacaggggtagaatgatgacttctaacatcgcagaatatatcaatggatgtcttgttgaagcacgagagctgcctataattgactttttggagcaaacgagaatgttatttggttCTTGGAACtgtaaaaatagggaaatagcatcttatacaaaacatactttgggtagaaaattcgaagatatcctAGTTTCAAACACGATcaagtgttcgagaatgaag gttgttgcttcatcagacTATCTTTATTATGTTTACGAAttaggtataagatacattgtgtgtctagagagaaaaacatgcacTTGTGGTAGAtttcaactagacgagataccatgtccacatgcaattgcagtgttgaagagcaagaacattactGACCTGCATCCATACTGTTCTGATTACTACAAACCAGAGGCGttggcaaatacttatgaattaccaatggtttcaatgccagaaaagaaagactGGACTGCTCCgaaggaaattttggaagaatatGTCTTGCCGCCAATATACAAAAGGATGCcaggaagaccaaagaaagggagaaaaaagttCGCTAGTGAGAATATAACAAGTAGCACAAATTCTTGTGGACGTTGTGGCCACGAAGGCCACAAcagaaagacttgtaatttcattcctAAATAG